In the Bacteroidales bacterium genome, one interval contains:
- a CDS encoding arginine decarboxylase: MKNKYSDLIEQTFEFPQEEFKVIDNELYFHDISLMDLVSQYGTPLKITYLPKIGEQIQKAKKWFNVAIAKADYNADYNYCYCTKSSHFSFIMEEVLKEDVHLETSSAFDIHIIEELYKSGKINKDKYIICNGFKRPQYIDNIANLINLGFENTIPILDNKFELDKYKILKNKCKLGIRIATEEEPKFDFYTSRLGIRYHDVLSYYEDHIKDNPKFELKMLHFFINTGVKDTAYYWNELSKCAQLYCELKKICPELDSLNIGGGFPIKSSLAFDFDYEYMAEEIISQIKNICERNVVAEPNIFTEFGSFTVGESSAVLYSIIDQKQQNDRELWNMIDSSFMTTLPDTWAINQRFILLAINNWDSEYQRVNLGGLTCDSHDYYNAEAHQNAVFLPKITDNETQYIGLFHTGAYQESLGGFGGIQHCLIPSPKHIIIDLDENGEVYTRLFAKEQSYKSMLKILGY, encoded by the coding sequence ATGAAAAATAAATATAGCGACCTTATCGAACAAACTTTTGAGTTCCCCCAGGAAGAGTTCAAAGTAATTGATAATGAATTGTACTTCCACGACATTTCACTTATGGATTTAGTGTCTCAGTATGGCACTCCTTTAAAAATCACTTACTTACCTAAAATTGGGGAACAAATTCAAAAAGCTAAGAAATGGTTCAATGTTGCTATAGCAAAAGCTGATTATAATGCTGATTATAACTATTGTTATTGTACAAAAAGTTCACATTTTTCATTTATTATGGAAGAAGTACTAAAAGAAGATGTACATCTTGAAACTTCATCAGCTTTCGACATACATATTATTGAAGAATTATATAAGTCAGGAAAGATAAATAAAGATAAATATATTATATGTAATGGATTTAAACGCCCTCAATATATTGACAATATAGCCAACCTTATTAACCTTGGATTTGAAAATACCATACCTATTCTTGATAATAAATTTGAACTCGACAAATATAAAATATTAAAAAATAAATGCAAACTTGGAATCCGAATTGCCACTGAAGAAGAACCTAAGTTTGATTTTTATACTTCTCGTTTAGGAATAAGGTATCATGATGTTCTTTCTTATTACGAAGACCATATAAAAGATAATCCCAAGTTTGAATTAAAGATGTTACATTTCTTTATCAATACAGGAGTAAAAGACACTGCTTATTATTGGAATGAACTTTCCAAATGCGCACAGTTATATTGTGAACTTAAGAAAATATGCCCTGAACTTGATTCACTTAATATAGGAGGTGGTTTTCCTATAAAAAGTTCCTTGGCTTTTGATTTCGATTATGAATATATGGCTGAAGAAATCATTTCCCAGATAAAAAATATTTGCGAAAGAAATGTAGTTGCTGAACCTAATATCTTTACCGAATTTGGTTCTTTCACAGTTGGCGAAAGCAGTGCAGTCCTTTACTCTATCATCGACCAGAAACAGCAGAACGACCGCGAGTTATGGAATATGATTGACAGTTCATTCATGACCACATTACCCGATACATGGGCAATCAATCAACGTTTTATTCTATTGGCAATAAACAACTGGGATTCAGAATACCAACGCGTGAACCTTGGCGGTTTGACATGTGATAGCCATGACTATTATAATGCTGAAGCGCATCAGAATGCAGTATTCCTTCCTAAAATAACAGATAACGAAACACAATATATTGGTCTTTTCCATACAGGTGCTTACCAGGAATCATTGGGCGGTTTCGGTGGAATTCAGCATTGCCTTATCCCTTCACCAAAACACATTATTATTGATCTGGATGAAAACGGTGAAGTTTATACTCGCCTTTTCGCTAAAGAGCAAAGCTATAAGTCAATGCTAAAAATATTAGGATATTAA